A genomic stretch from Methanorbis rubei includes:
- a CDS encoding aldehyde ferredoxin oxidoreductase family protein gives MNGYIGTILRVNLATGVITKEPLNQQHATDYVGARGLGTKYFCDEVDPRVDPLGPDNKLIFMTGPLTGTAAASCGRYEVVAKSPLTGTIGAANSGGQFGPELKFAGYDGIIFEGVSEKPVYLYINDADVELRDAAELWGKSVHATTDELNAALGQSFRISCIGPPGENGCLYACVMNEKHRAAGRGGLGTVMGRKNLKAVAVKGTGSVRVARLAEFYEAFSDARAKIAVHPVAGEGLGLLGTEVLVNIINESGALPLHNWRDGSVFDKADDTSGERLADKFLLKNKGCFGCSIACGRITRVATGPYQSFGEGPEYEAGWSFGADSGVSDLAAIVRANHLCNEYGMDPITLGSTIACAMELFEMGALPEEDIGMPLRFGDAAAVVKLTELVGRNEGFGKTLSLGSYRLAEQYGHPELSMSVKKQEMPAYDGRAIQGMALEYATSNRGGCHVRGYLTSPEILGIPVKTDPLVTEGKASLLKTFQDLTALVDSLGMCLFTTFALGLPEIAAQYRECIGSDESDADILLKGERCWNLEKLFNITAGVEKDTLPPRLLREQLPSGPAKGKVAELDVMLKEYYELRGWDSEGVPSKDKKDELSI, from the coding sequence ATGAACGGCTATATCGGAACCATACTCAGAGTAAATCTTGCCACGGGAGTGATAACCAAAGAGCCGCTCAACCAACAGCACGCAACAGACTATGTTGGTGCCCGCGGCCTTGGCACCAAATACTTCTGCGACGAAGTTGACCCAAGAGTCGACCCGCTCGGCCCTGACAACAAACTCATCTTCATGACCGGTCCCTTAACGGGGACAGCTGCTGCATCCTGCGGCAGATACGAAGTCGTCGCAAAGTCTCCCTTGACCGGAACAATAGGTGCCGCAAACTCAGGCGGACAGTTCGGACCAGAGCTGAAGTTTGCCGGATATGATGGAATCATCTTTGAAGGCGTCAGTGAAAAACCGGTCTATCTCTACATCAATGATGCAGATGTTGAACTTCGTGACGCTGCCGAACTCTGGGGAAAGTCAGTCCATGCAACAACCGACGAGCTGAATGCAGCTCTTGGGCAATCATTCAGGATCTCCTGCATCGGCCCTCCCGGAGAGAACGGCTGTCTGTATGCCTGCGTCATGAATGAAAAACACCGGGCAGCAGGACGAGGCGGCCTTGGCACCGTCATGGGCAGAAAAAATCTCAAGGCGGTCGCAGTGAAAGGAACCGGTTCGGTTCGTGTTGCCCGTCTGGCAGAGTTCTACGAAGCGTTCAGCGACGCCCGTGCAAAAATTGCCGTACATCCTGTTGCAGGAGAGGGACTTGGTCTGCTCGGGACCGAAGTCCTCGTCAACATCATCAATGAAAGCGGCGCTCTTCCGCTTCACAACTGGCGTGACGGCTCGGTCTTTGACAAAGCCGATGACACCTCAGGCGAACGGCTTGCCGATAAGTTCCTGCTCAAAAACAAAGGATGTTTCGGCTGCTCAATCGCCTGCGGCCGCATCACCCGCGTTGCAACCGGACCCTATCAATCCTTTGGCGAAGGACCCGAGTACGAAGCAGGCTGGTCGTTTGGTGCCGACAGCGGTGTGAGCGATCTCGCCGCAATCGTTCGGGCAAACCATCTCTGCAACGAGTACGGCATGGACCCGATCACGCTCGGGTCAACCATTGCCTGTGCGATGGAGCTGTTCGAGATGGGTGCACTCCCTGAGGAAGATATCGGTATGCCGCTTCGGTTCGGCGATGCCGCGGCCGTGGTGAAACTCACCGAGCTGGTCGGCAGAAACGAAGGTTTCGGGAAAACTCTCTCGCTTGGATCCTATCGGCTCGCAGAACAGTACGGTCATCCCGAACTCTCCATGAGCGTGAAAAAACAGGAGATGCCTGCCTACGACGGTCGTGCCATTCAGGGAATGGCGCTTGAGTACGCGACATCCAACCGCGGCGGCTGTCACGTCCGCGGCTATCTCACGTCCCCTGAGATTCTCGGCATTCCAGTCAAGACCGATCCGCTCGTCACCGAAGGAAAAGCGTCTCTGCTGAAAACATTCCAGGACCTGACCGCTCTCGTCGACAGCCTCGGCATGTGTCTGTTCACCACATTCGCCCTCGGCCTTCCGGAGATTGCAGCCCAGTACCGCGAATGCATCGGCAGCGATGAGTCGGATGCTGACATTCTCCTGAAAGGAGAACGGTGCTGGAATCTTGAAAAACTTTTCAACATCACCGCAGGTGTTGAGAAGGATACCCTGCCGCCGCGGCTTCTGCGGGAGCAACTCCCGTCCGGCCCTGCCAAAGGAAAAGTTGCCGAGCTTGACGTGATGCTCAAGGAGTATTATGAACTCCGCGGCTGGGACAGCGAAGGAGTTCCGTCAAAAGACAAAAAGGACGAACTCAGCATCTGA
- a CDS encoding MoaD family protein, with amino-acid sequence MKIKFFATYRAITRCSETNLPAEEDILSLLHEVSRIYPGLRNKILNSEGTDIGLEAIILVNGRNIVHLNGVDTKITDDDTVALFPLVAGG; translated from the coding sequence ATGAAAATCAAATTTTTTGCAACCTATCGGGCGATCACCCGCTGCAGCGAAACAAATCTCCCAGCAGAAGAGGACATCCTCTCTCTTCTGCACGAGGTCTCCAGAATTTATCCAGGCCTTCGGAATAAAATCCTCAACAGTGAAGGAACCGACATTGGCCTTGAAGCGATCATTCTGGTAAACGGCAGAAACATCGTTCACTTGAATGGTGTTGACACCAAAATCACCGACGACGATACCGTCGCACTATTTCCGCTTGTAGCCGGAGGATGA
- the nuoE gene encoding NADH-quinone oxidoreductase subunit NuoE, whose amino-acid sequence MNLNESDTEINEVIKAYPPERQNSLPIMQDLQKKFGYIPRNAFKKIGLYLSCSEAHLYSMATFYKALSLVPQGKHVIRLCDGTTCHIKGSVQLRDEITRLLGIRDGETTSDRLFSLQLVNCIGTCAIAPAILIDETYYGKLTPADLPAILNKYRKMEEEREKEIEKESGMENGEKNEKEEAS is encoded by the coding sequence ATGAACCTCAACGAATCAGACACCGAAATCAACGAAGTTATCAAAGCTTATCCGCCGGAACGTCAGAACTCTCTTCCTATCATGCAGGATCTGCAGAAGAAATTCGGCTACATTCCACGCAATGCGTTCAAAAAAATCGGCCTCTACCTTTCCTGTTCCGAGGCCCACCTCTACTCGATGGCAACGTTTTACAAAGCGCTCTCGCTTGTTCCTCAAGGCAAACATGTCATCAGACTCTGCGACGGAACAACCTGCCACATCAAAGGATCCGTCCAGCTGCGGGACGAGATCACGAGACTTCTCGGAATCCGTGACGGCGAGACCACCAGCGACCGGCTGTTTTCTCTTCAGCTGGTCAACTGTATCGGAACCTGTGCGATAGCTCCGGCAATCCTGATCGACGAGACCTATTACGGAAAACTTACGCCTGCTGATCTTCCGGCTATTCTGAATAAATATCGGAAGATGGAGGAGGAGCGGGAGAAGGAGATAGAGAAGGAGAGCGGGATGGAGAACGGGGAGAAGAACGAGAAGGAGGAAGCATCATGA
- a CDS encoding NADH-ubiquinone oxidoreductase-F iron-sulfur binding region domain-containing protein, with amino-acid sequence MTRTILVCCGTGCRANGSMDVSLALTAAVAAAAADANVCCVTETGCSGLCELGPLVRIMPDDIMYYRVRPFDAHEIIQKTVLAGEPIERLLFKDSSGNHVLHQADNPFYGHQKKIALRNVGIIDSRSIDEYIAHGGYSALARALEMTSDEIIREVEESGIRGRGGAGFPTGRKWRSAAVLESSPKYVICNGDEGDPGAFMDGSIMDGDPHSVLEGMMIGALAIGAEEGFLYIRDEYIQAVKSMKKAIRAAEKRGLLGESILGTNRKLYFSVVRGGGAFVCGESTALMSSIEGNVGEPRAKYIHSVEKGLWGCPTVINNVETWTNIPFIINAGGKKFAEIGTEGSTGTKVFALVGKVKYTGLVEVPMGITLRKLIFEIGGGIPNNRKFKAVQTGGPSGGCIPASLLDIPVDFDTLKEYGTMMGSGGMIVMDDHSCMVEFARYYVNFLCGESCGKCTPCREGLRHMQSILTNICSGYGREGDIELLEMIGSTMIDCSLCALGSSAPNPVLTTIRYFRDEYEAHIREHRCPAGVCKALTAFSVNHATCKGCMACNAVCPTRAIVRLNGGFPIITKSCDGCGSCRDVCRFNAIEAVKGGRV; translated from the coding sequence ATGACGCGGACAATTCTTGTCTGCTGCGGCACGGGTTGTCGGGCAAACGGCAGCATGGATGTATCACTCGCTCTTACTGCGGCAGTTGCCGCAGCTGCGGCTGACGCCAACGTCTGCTGCGTGACCGAGACTGGATGCAGCGGCCTCTGCGAACTTGGGCCCCTCGTTCGCATCATGCCTGATGATATCATGTACTACCGCGTCCGACCTTTCGACGCTCATGAGATCATTCAAAAAACCGTTCTTGCGGGTGAGCCGATCGAGCGTCTGCTGTTTAAAGACAGCTCCGGCAATCATGTTCTGCATCAGGCAGACAATCCGTTCTACGGCCATCAGAAAAAAATCGCTCTTCGCAATGTCGGCATCATTGACTCCCGCAGTATCGATGAGTACATCGCACACGGCGGCTACTCAGCGCTTGCCCGCGCTCTTGAGATGACGTCTGATGAAATCATCCGCGAAGTAGAAGAGTCAGGTATCCGCGGACGCGGAGGCGCAGGGTTTCCGACCGGCAGAAAATGGCGGAGTGCGGCAGTCCTTGAGTCGTCGCCGAAGTATGTGATCTGTAACGGCGATGAAGGCGATCCCGGCGCCTTCATGGACGGCTCGATCATGGACGGCGATCCGCACAGCGTTCTTGAAGGAATGATGATCGGCGCTCTTGCTATTGGTGCTGAAGAGGGATTCCTCTACATCCGCGACGAGTACATTCAGGCAGTGAAGAGCATGAAAAAAGCCATCCGTGCCGCAGAAAAACGCGGACTTCTTGGCGAGAGCATTCTTGGAACCAACAGAAAACTCTACTTCTCCGTCGTCCGGGGCGGAGGAGCATTTGTCTGCGGCGAGTCAACCGCTTTGATGTCATCTATTGAAGGAAACGTTGGTGAGCCGCGGGCAAAGTACATCCACAGTGTTGAGAAGGGTCTGTGGGGATGCCCGACCGTCATCAACAATGTGGAGACCTGGACCAACATTCCGTTCATCATTAATGCTGGCGGCAAAAAGTTTGCCGAGATCGGCACCGAGGGAAGTACCGGAACCAAAGTGTTCGCCCTCGTTGGCAAGGTGAAGTACACCGGTCTCGTGGAAGTTCCGATGGGAATCACGCTGCGGAAACTGATATTTGAGATCGGCGGAGGTATCCCCAACAACCGCAAGTTCAAGGCAGTGCAGACCGGCGGTCCTTCCGGAGGCTGCATTCCTGCAAGCCTGCTGGACATTCCGGTGGACTTTGACACCTTGAAAGAGTACGGGACTATGATGGGGTCCGGCGGCATGATTGTGATGGATGATCACAGCTGCATGGTTGAGTTCGCCCGCTATTATGTGAATTTCCTCTGCGGCGAAAGCTGCGGCAAGTGTACACCGTGCCGTGAGGGACTGCGGCATATGCAGAGCATCCTGACCAACATCTGTAGCGGCTACGGCCGTGAAGGGGACATCGAACTGCTGGAGATGATCGGCTCAACGATGATCGACTGTTCGCTTTGTGCTCTCGGCTCGTCCGCACCAAATCCTGTGCTGACCACGATCCGTTACTTCCGCGACGAGTATGAGGCGCACATTCGTGAGCACCGCTGTCCTGCCGGAGTCTGTAAGGCACTGACCGCATTTTCGGTGAACCATGCAACCTGCAAAGGATGCATGGCATGCAATGCGGTCTGTCCGACCCGGGCAATTGTTCGTCTGAATGGCGGGTTCCCGATAATTACGAAGTCCTGCGACGGCTGCGGGAGCTGTCGTGACGTTTGCAGATTCAATGCGATTGAGGCAGTGAAAGGAGGCAGAGTATGA
- a CDS encoding 2Fe-2S iron-sulfur cluster-binding protein, which yields MIQITIDGIPCTCKKGEKLLAVARRNNIFIPTLCHHDGLPGMGSCRLCVVEVTESGRTKVVVSCLYPVRGEIEVVTNSERILAHRKMILALLRKRAPKSDVIAHMCEAFGAPDLPVASFDGGKCILCGLCVRACDLIGAGSVATRTLLKKLAGQGCAYPVAGAGVIAMVNRGTTKSVSTPYDEPSEICIGCGGCANVCPTGEITVTETDDGRTIWGKEFKFAFCKECGELLGTDKEVRYAAQRGGRDPDFLCPACRQKRSADAMADAFGRR from the coding sequence ATGATTCAGATCACCATCGACGGAATTCCCTGTACCTGTAAGAAAGGCGAGAAGCTTCTTGCGGTTGCCAGACGCAACAATATTTTCATTCCAACGCTCTGTCATCATGACGGATTGCCCGGCATGGGCAGCTGCCGCTTGTGTGTGGTCGAGGTTACCGAGAGCGGTAGGACCAAAGTTGTAGTCTCCTGTCTCTATCCGGTCAGAGGAGAAATTGAAGTCGTCACAAACAGCGAACGCATTCTTGCCCACAGGAAAATGATCCTTGCTCTGCTTCGCAAACGTGCTCCAAAGAGCGATGTGATCGCCCATATGTGCGAGGCGTTTGGTGCTCCCGACCTTCCGGTCGCATCATTCGACGGCGGCAAATGCATTCTTTGCGGCTTGTGTGTTCGGGCCTGCGATCTTATCGGTGCGGGTTCGGTTGCCACCAGAACGCTTCTGAAGAAACTCGCCGGACAGGGATGTGCCTATCCGGTTGCGGGAGCCGGAGTCATCGCCATGGTAAACCGCGGAACAACCAAGTCGGTCTCAACGCCATATGATGAACCGTCAGAGATCTGCATCGGCTGCGGCGGCTGTGCAAATGTCTGCCCGACCGGGGAGATCACGGTTACCGAGACCGATGACGGCAGAACAATCTGGGGAAAAGAGTTCAAATTCGCGTTCTGCAAAGAGTGCGGAGAACTTCTTGGCACTGACAAGGAAGTGCGTTACGCGGCCCAGCGCGGGGGACGCGACCCGGACTTCTTGTGTCCTGCGTGCCGGCAGAAACGGAGTGCTGACGCGATGGCGGATGCATTCGGGCGTCGGTGA
- a CDS encoding carbonic anhydrase translates to MTKEFIEGNKIFLETDFERKKDRYMTLVESQHPTVLWIGCSDSRVNPERITHSRAGELFTHRNIGNIVPTHDWNFATVLEYAVKHLKVKKIVICGHSDCGALKALDADMKDDSYIPMWINSAKEAQIRVDARLPEQPTTPEEMAARKREIEIENVRLQIEHLKTYPLVSEAERKGTVAVHGLYYDLKSGVLTEIA, encoded by the coding sequence ATGACAAAAGAGTTTATAGAAGGAAACAAGATTTTTCTGGAAACTGATTTTGAACGCAAAAAAGATCGCTACATGACTCTGGTCGAGTCCCAGCATCCTACTGTTTTATGGATCGGTTGTTCTGATTCACGCGTGAATCCGGAACGAATTACGCACAGCCGTGCAGGCGAGCTGTTCACCCACCGAAATATCGGAAACATTGTGCCAACCCATGACTGGAACTTTGCAACGGTTCTTGAGTACGCGGTGAAGCATCTGAAGGTGAAGAAGATTGTAATCTGCGGTCACTCCGACTGCGGAGCGCTGAAGGCTCTCGACGCTGACATGAAGGATGATTCCTATATTCCGATGTGGATTAACAGTGCGAAAGAGGCACAAATAAGGGTTGATGCCAGACTTCCGGAACAACCGACGACACCTGAAGAGATGGCAGCACGCAAACGTGAGATCGAGATCGAGAACGTGCGTCTGCAAATTGAGCATCTGAAAACATATCCGCTGGTTTCCGAAGCTGAGAGGAAAGGAACCGTCGCGGTTCACGGTCTGTACTATGACCTGAAATCCGGCGTCCTCACAGAAATCGCCTGA
- a CDS encoding Coenzyme F420 hydrogenase/dehydrogenase, beta subunit C-terminal domain: MSAKGDMYYAWADQSACPIKGECGGAVTAILKYMLDNKVVDAVLTVKKGRDVYEAVPVLVHSSEELSKTAGSLHCGTVLLPKIIKKYLDGARDMKIAVTCKGCDAKAMYELAKRQQINMDNIFMIGLNCGGSVTPMMARNMIAEKYGLNPNDIVKEEIDKGQFIVITKDGEHKGISIDELEEHGLGRRANCQRCETKIPRQADIACGNWGVIGEKAGKTTFVEICSEKGAAVFDAAVKSGVLQTSAPEAKGLEVRGKIENVMVKMGKKNQEKQFTAIGEGSTRLNYIMAESSRCIKCYGCIENCPICYCVECSTKKPHLVRPGVIPPDFMFQMIRFAHIADSCVNCGQCSELCPMNIPNSLFMHAQQVELEKMFGHKPGYDMTMPVLSFAEEMEERERLHSTGSDMIFENVFKE, translated from the coding sequence ATGTCAGCAAAAGGCGATATGTACTATGCATGGGCAGACCAGAGCGCATGCCCGATTAAGGGTGAGTGCGGCGGTGCTGTTACTGCAATTCTGAAGTATATGCTGGACAACAAAGTTGTTGACGCAGTCCTGACCGTGAAGAAAGGCCGCGATGTCTACGAGGCAGTTCCGGTTCTCGTGCACAGCTCTGAAGAGCTGTCCAAGACTGCCGGATCCCTCCACTGCGGAACAGTCCTCCTGCCGAAAATCATCAAGAAGTACCTTGACGGCGCACGCGACATGAAGATCGCTGTGACCTGCAAGGGCTGCGATGCAAAGGCAATGTACGAACTGGCAAAACGCCAGCAGATCAACATGGACAACATCTTCATGATCGGTCTGAACTGCGGAGGATCCGTCACGCCAATGATGGCGCGGAACATGATCGCTGAGAAGTACGGTCTGAACCCGAACGACATCGTAAAGGAAGAGATCGACAAGGGACAGTTCATCGTAATTACCAAGGACGGCGAACACAAGGGCATCTCAATCGATGAGCTTGAAGAGCATGGTCTTGGCAGAAGAGCAAACTGTCAGCGCTGCGAAACAAAGATCCCGCGTCAGGCAGACATTGCCTGCGGTAACTGGGGAGTCATCGGCGAGAAGGCCGGTAAGACTACCTTTGTTGAGATCTGTTCCGAGAAAGGTGCAGCAGTCTTTGACGCAGCAGTGAAGAGCGGCGTTCTTCAGACGTCTGCACCCGAGGCAAAAGGCCTTGAGGTTCGCGGAAAGATAGAGAATGTCATGGTGAAGATGGGTAAGAAAAACCAGGAGAAGCAGTTTACTGCCATTGGTGAAGGTTCTACCCGCTTAAACTACATCATGGCAGAGTCCAGCCGCTGTATCAAATGCTACGGCTGTATCGAGAACTGCCCGATCTGTTACTGTGTCGAGTGTTCAACCAAGAAGCCGCATCTGGTTCGCCCGGGTGTAATTCCTCCGGACTTTATGTTCCAGATGATCCGTTTCGCCCACATTGCAGATTCCTGTGTGAACTGCGGTCAGTGCAGCGAACTTTGTCCGATGAACATTCCAAACTCGCTCTTCATGCATGCACAGCAGGTTGAGCTGGAAAAGATGTTCGGCCACAAGCCGGGTTACGATATGACGATGCCGGTCCTCTCCTTTGCGGAGGAGATGGAGGAACGCGAGCGTCTGCACTCAACCGGCTCGGACATGATCTTTGAAAACGTTTTCAAAGAGTAA
- the fdhF gene encoding formate dehydrogenase subunit alpha, which yields MTDLKFVPTTCPYCGTGCSFNLVVKDGKVVGTAPAQRSPVNEGKLCPKGMYSFEFINSPDRLTQPMIRKNGELVPVSWDEATTYIAENLKKYKPSERCALSSARVSNEENYVMMKFARGVLKTNHLDHCARLCHSSTVAGLAGSFGSGAMTNSITDISESKCIFIIGSNTFEQHPLIGRREVMAKQNGAKYIYADPRRTHTCGPADLFLQFHSGTDVSLLNGMMQIIIKNGWEDKEFIEKRTKGYEDLKNIVMKDEYSVENVAKVTGLDPKDIETAADWIANSGATALIYSMGITQHTVGVDNVHACANIQLLTGNLGKRGAGVNPLRGQNNVQGACDMGALPVSFTGYQKVTDPASHKKFEDAWKFPDGIAPAENGYEVTIMMNVLTDNPGELKAMYIMGENPLLSDPDINHVKEAFENLEFVVVQDIFYTETCEYADVILPAVCFAERDGTQTNTERRVQRWHKAADGPGETMEDWKIISMVAAKMGYADQFAWNDISEIFDEVAELTPQYHGMSYERLSHADALHWPCKTPEDPGTPILHKEKFLTPDGLGVFLPADWQPPAEVPDAEYPLQFTTGRCLFHWHTGTMTRRSATLDSEVPTGWIEINAEDAKEIGIRDGEMVRAITRRDSLTVTARVTSTIKKGTTFMPFHFIECPANLLTHNALDPVCKIPEFKACAMKVEKISKEA from the coding sequence ATGACGGACCTGAAATTTGTTCCAACTACCTGTCCCTACTGTGGTACAGGCTGTTCCTTCAACCTCGTTGTCAAAGACGGAAAAGTCGTGGGCACCGCCCCGGCTCAGCGTTCTCCTGTCAACGAAGGCAAACTCTGTCCGAAAGGCATGTACTCCTTCGAGTTCATCAACTCGCCGGACCGGCTTACTCAGCCGATGATCCGCAAGAACGGTGAACTTGTCCCGGTCTCCTGGGATGAAGCAACCACGTACATTGCTGAAAACTTGAAGAAATACAAGCCGTCAGAGCGGTGTGCTCTGTCTTCGGCACGTGTTTCCAATGAAGAAAACTATGTGATGATGAAGTTTGCCAGAGGTGTTCTGAAAACAAATCACCTTGACCACTGTGCACGTCTCTGCCACTCTTCAACGGTCGCAGGACTTGCAGGATCCTTTGGTTCCGGTGCAATGACCAACAGCATTACTGACATTTCAGAATCAAAATGTATCTTCATTATTGGCTCCAACACGTTTGAACAGCACCCGCTGATCGGACGTCGCGAAGTCATGGCAAAACAGAACGGCGCAAAATACATCTACGCTGACCCGCGCCGCACCCATACCTGCGGACCAGCAGATCTTTTCTTACAGTTCCACTCCGGAACCGACGTATCTCTCCTGAACGGAATGATGCAGATCATCATCAAGAACGGATGGGAAGACAAAGAGTTCATCGAAAAGCGTACCAAAGGCTACGAAGACCTCAAGAACATCGTCATGAAGGACGAGTACTCTGTCGAGAACGTCGCCAAAGTCACCGGTCTTGACCCCAAAGACATTGAGACCGCAGCTGACTGGATCGCAAACTCCGGTGCAACCGCACTCATCTACTCGATGGGTATCACTCAGCACACGGTTGGTGTTGACAACGTTCATGCCTGTGCAAACATCCAGCTGCTTACCGGCAACCTCGGCAAACGCGGAGCAGGTGTCAACCCGCTTCGTGGCCAGAACAATGTTCAGGGAGCCTGCGATATGGGTGCACTGCCGGTGAGCTTCACCGGATACCAGAAAGTCACCGACCCGGCAAGCCACAAAAAGTTCGAAGATGCATGGAAGTTCCCGGACGGAATTGCCCCGGCAGAAAACGGTTACGAAGTCACCATCATGATGAACGTCTTAACCGACAATCCCGGAGAACTGAAGGCAATGTACATCATGGGCGAGAACCCGCTTCTCTCTGACCCGGACATCAACCACGTCAAAGAAGCATTCGAGAACCTTGAGTTCGTTGTTGTGCAGGACATCTTCTACACCGAGACCTGCGAGTATGCTGACGTTATCTTACCGGCAGTCTGTTTCGCAGAGCGTGACGGAACCCAGACCAACACCGAACGCCGTGTCCAGCGCTGGCATAAGGCAGCTGACGGACCCGGAGAGACGATGGAAGACTGGAAGATCATCTCCATGGTTGCAGCCAAGATGGGCTACGCAGACCAGTTCGCATGGAATGATATCTCCGAAATCTTCGACGAAGTTGCTGAACTTACGCCGCAGTACCATGGTATGAGCTATGAACGGCTTTCCCACGCAGACGCCCTCCACTGGCCATGCAAGACCCCTGAGGACCCAGGAACCCCGATTCTCCACAAAGAAAAGTTCCTTACCCCTGACGGACTGGGCGTGTTCCTTCCGGCAGACTGGCAGCCGCCAGCAGAAGTACCAGACGCAGAGTACCCGCTCCAGTTCACGACCGGACGCTGTCTGTTCCACTGGCATACCGGTACCATGACCCGCAGAAGTGCAACGCTTGACAGTGAAGTTCCGACCGGCTGGATCGAGATCAATGCAGAAGATGCAAAAGAGATCGGTATCCGTGACGGAGAAATGGTTCGTGCAATCACCCGCCGTGACTCACTTACCGTCACCGCACGGGTTACCTCGACCATCAAGAAAGGAACCACCTTCATGCCGTTCCACTTCATCGAGTGTCCGGCAAACCTGCTGACCCACAACGCCTTAGACCCGGTCTGTAAGATTCCGGAGTTCAAGGCATGTGCAATGAAAGTTGAAAAGATTTCCAAGGAGGCTTAA
- a CDS encoding formylmethanofuran dehydrogenase subunit C, with protein MNTVTITIKKQPNLFIEAECFTPDALAGKNAEKIAELPVYIGRTTEKVGDYFEVSGSAGATAAETKLVVAGDLTRVKYIGSKMTAGEVVINGDTDMYVGAWMTGGKITANGNIGHFAATSMAGGEIVVNGNAGNYLGASYRGDWRGMSDGKIVVSGNVGSDCGTFMLGGEICVGGNIDVHVMTHADGGKVVVFGNAKSRLGGQASRGEMYVFGTVDVMLPGYVYARDEEVEVCGKKALFAVYNGDIADRHPTRKGETIYAKLYLKK; from the coding sequence ATGAATACTGTAACAATTACCATCAAAAAACAGCCTAACCTGTTCATCGAGGCCGAGTGCTTTACGCCGGATGCTCTGGCAGGTAAGAATGCCGAGAAGATCGCAGAACTGCCGGTCTATATCGGCAGAACAACCGAGAAGGTCGGCGACTACTTTGAGGTCTCAGGCTCTGCGGGCGCAACCGCAGCAGAGACAAAACTCGTGGTCGCTGGAGATCTCACCCGCGTGAAGTACATCGGATCCAAGATGACCGCAGGCGAGGTTGTCATCAATGGCGACACCGACATGTATGTCGGAGCCTGGATGACCGGCGGAAAAATTACTGCCAACGGTAACATCGGCCACTTCGCGGCAACCTCAATGGCAGGCGGCGAGATTGTGGTGAACGGCAATGCCGGCAACTATCTCGGAGCATCCTACCGCGGTGACTGGAGAGGTATGAGCGATGGAAAGATCGTTGTTTCCGGCAATGTTGGTTCTGACTGCGGAACCTTCATGCTCGGCGGCGAGATCTGCGTTGGCGGAAACATCGATGTACATGTCATGACGCATGCTGACGGCGGCAAAGTGGTTGTCTTTGGCAACGCAAAGAGCCGTCTCGGCGGCCAGGCATCCCGCGGCGAGATGTATGTCTTCGGTACAGTTGATGTAATGCTGCCGGGCTATGTCTACGCACGCGACGAAGAGGTCGAAGTCTGCGGCAAGAAGGCACTCTTTGCAGTCTATAACGGCGACATCGCTGACCGTCATCCAACACGCAAGGGCGAAACGATCTACGCAAAGCTGTACCTGAAGAAATAA